Proteins from a single region of Phycisphaeraceae bacterium D3-23:
- a CDS encoding aldo/keto reductase → MQYRRFGRTDLQMPVLSTGGMRYQDGWKDKPLADVDAAGQSNLEATIARSIELGINHIETARGYGVSERQLGVVLPTYDRGKLIVQTKIGPEEDADKFVAHFEESLERLQLDHVDLLGIHGINNAELLDQTVRPGGCLAAARGLQRRGKCKWVGFSTHAPLHIILGAINTDATYQGHTGFDYVNLHWYTIFQRNWPAIEAATQRDMGVFIISPSDKGGMLYQPSDDLVALCEPMHPIVFNDLWTLRRPEVHTISVGSARPSDYDLHIEAVGRLDEADALSAPVYQLMRERMQERCGVAHPEAMSPGLPEPSDTPGGVNLEVMLWLRHLAVGWGMTDYAKMRFNLFGEGGHWFPGAPPVEALSAVTAEQLRAAVAGHPHADAIPGLVRDAVDRLAGAPVKRLSEG, encoded by the coding sequence ATGCAGTACCGCCGATTCGGACGGACCGATCTCCAGATGCCTGTGCTCTCGACGGGTGGGATGCGCTATCAGGACGGCTGGAAGGATAAGCCACTGGCCGACGTCGATGCCGCGGGGCAGTCGAACCTCGAGGCGACGATCGCCCGGTCGATCGAGCTAGGGATCAACCACATCGAGACCGCGCGCGGCTACGGCGTGAGCGAGCGCCAGCTCGGCGTCGTCCTGCCGACGTACGACCGAGGCAAGCTGATCGTGCAGACGAAGATCGGGCCCGAGGAAGATGCGGACAAGTTTGTGGCGCACTTCGAGGAGTCGCTCGAGCGTTTGCAGCTCGACCACGTCGACCTGCTGGGTATCCACGGCATCAACAACGCCGAGCTGCTCGACCAGACGGTGCGCCCCGGCGGGTGCCTCGCCGCAGCGCGCGGGCTGCAGCGGCGGGGCAAGTGCAAGTGGGTCGGCTTCTCCACGCACGCGCCGCTGCACATCATCCTGGGCGCGATCAACACCGACGCGACCTATCAAGGCCACACGGGCTTCGACTACGTCAACCTGCACTGGTACACGATTTTTCAGCGCAACTGGCCTGCGATCGAGGCGGCGACGCAGCGCGACATGGGCGTCTTCATCATCAGCCCGTCCGACAAGGGCGGCATGCTCTACCAGCCCAGCGACGACCTCGTCGCGTTGTGCGAGCCGATGCACCCGATCGTGTTCAACGACCTGTGGACGCTGCGCCGGCCCGAGGTCCACACGATCAGCGTCGGGTCGGCCAGGCCCAGCGACTACGACCTGCACATCGAGGCGGTGGGGCGGCTGGATGAAGCCGACGCGCTCTCGGCTCCGGTGTATCAACTGATGCGCGAGCGCATGCAGGAGCGCTGCGGGGTCGCGCACCCCGAGGCGATGTCGCCGGGGCTGCCCGAGCCGAGCGATACGCCGGGCGGTGTGAACCTGGAGGTGATGCTGTGGCTTCGCCACCTCGCGGTGGGCTGGGGGATGACGGACTACGCGAAGATGCGGTTCAACCTGTTCGGCGAGGGCGGGCACTGGTTCCCGGGCGCGCCGCCGGTGGAGGCGCTGTCGGCGGTGACGGCTGAACAGCTCCGCGCGGCGGTGGCAGGCCATCCGCATGCGGATGCGATCCCGGGGCTGGTGCGTGACGCGGTGGATCGGTTGGCGGGCGCGCCGGTGAAGCGGCTGAGTGAGGGGTAG
- a CDS encoding DegT/DnrJ/EryC1/StrS family aminotransferase, whose product MAVPLYGLVENNRPRMAEFQSAFAEVAGSGQFILGPAVAEFEQQLAQYVGVKHCIGVGSGTDALIIALMALGVGPGDEVITSPLSYVHTAGSIMRLGATPVFCDINPRTYNLAIQSLEGCITERTKAIVPVHLYGQMCKMQAIMDLAETRGIKVLEDGDQAIGAKCDGKMAGSIGDAGIFSFFPTKNLAAMGDAGAVVTDDDALADKVRKLRVHGIEPGYTVNTLGGNFRIDAIQARVLSLKLQDLDVQTERRREIADRYARHLDDLQVSTPIEADDREHTYNHYTIRVRSGGRDALAGHLDACDIGNRVYYPRPLHLLPCFASLGYEEGAMPVAELATREVLSLPIFPEMTRDQQDEVVEAIRDYFRAE is encoded by the coding sequence ATGGCCGTCCCACTCTACGGATTAGTCGAAAACAACCGCCCGCGCATGGCCGAGTTCCAGAGCGCCTTCGCCGAGGTCGCCGGCTCGGGCCAGTTCATCCTCGGCCCCGCCGTCGCGGAGTTTGAGCAACAACTCGCACAGTACGTCGGCGTCAAGCACTGCATCGGCGTGGGCTCGGGCACGGACGCGCTCATCATCGCGCTTATGGCCTTGGGCGTCGGGCCCGGCGACGAGGTCATCACCTCGCCGCTGTCGTACGTCCACACCGCCGGCAGCATCATGCGCCTGGGCGCGACGCCCGTCTTCTGCGACATCAACCCGCGCACCTACAACCTCGCGATCCAGTCACTCGAGGGCTGCATCACGGAACGCACCAAGGCGATCGTCCCGGTCCACCTGTACGGCCAGATGTGCAAGATGCAGGCGATCATGGACCTCGCCGAGACGCGCGGGATCAAGGTCCTCGAAGACGGCGACCAGGCGATCGGCGCGAAGTGCGACGGCAAGATGGCGGGGAGCATCGGCGATGCGGGCATCTTCAGCTTCTTCCCGACCAAGAACCTCGCGGCGATGGGCGATGCGGGCGCGGTTGTGACCGACGACGACGCGCTGGCCGACAAGGTGCGCAAGCTGCGGGTCCACGGCATCGAGCCGGGCTACACCGTCAACACGCTGGGCGGCAACTTCCGGATCGACGCGATCCAGGCGCGGGTGCTCTCGCTCAAGCTGCAAGACCTCGACGTACAGACCGAGCGTCGGCGGGAGATCGCGGACCGCTACGCCCGGCACCTGGACGACCTGCAGGTCTCGACCCCGATCGAGGCCGACGACCGGGAACACACCTACAACCACTACACGATCCGCGTGCGCTCCGGCGGACGCGATGCGCTCGCCGGGCACCTCGACGCCTGCGACATCGGCAACCGCGTGTATTACCCCCGGCCGCTGCACCTGCTGCCCTGCTTCGCGTCGTTGGGTTACGAAGAGGGCGCGATGCCCGTGGCCGAACTCGCGACGCGGGAGGTGTTGAGCCTGCCGATCTTCCCCGAGATGACACGCGACCAGCAGGACGAAGTCGTCGAGGCGATCCGGGACTACTTCCGTGCGGAGTGA
- a CDS encoding ABC transporter ATP-binding protein, which produces MTEPNPSAEPAAVSRDTAVEQHTRHESDDRPDPAISGQPLSCDWPGPIVRLHALHKAFGPSPVLAGVDLDFQRGEITVILGPSGTGKSVLLKHIVGLIKPDHGEVYFDHRRVDTMREPDLVKIRKRIGYMFQLGALFDSMTVGENIAFPLVEHTELDEDQRRASVRRVLELVGLGMMQDKLPTELSGGQRRRVALARAVVLEPTLVLYDEPTTGLDPVRADVINELILALAKSMGISSIVVTHDMASANKIADRMVLLHEGQVICDGRPEQFRASGNAIVQRFIHGEADKADLEAIRKAFASSSGDADAVSRSVSPGGA; this is translated from the coding sequence ATGACCGAGCCCAACCCCAGCGCCGAGCCCGCGGCCGTGTCACGTGACACGGCTGTAGAGCAGCACACACGACACGAGTCGGACGATCGACCCGACCCAGCGATCTCCGGCCAGCCGCTCTCCTGCGACTGGCCCGGGCCGATCGTCCGGCTCCATGCGCTGCACAAGGCCTTTGGCCCATCGCCCGTCCTCGCCGGTGTCGACCTCGACTTCCAACGCGGCGAGATCACCGTCATCCTCGGCCCCTCGGGCACGGGCAAGAGCGTCCTGCTCAAGCACATCGTCGGACTCATCAAGCCCGACCACGGCGAGGTCTACTTCGACCACCGACGCGTCGATACGATGCGCGAGCCCGATCTCGTCAAGATCCGAAAACGCATCGGTTATATGTTTCAGCTCGGCGCGCTGTTCGACTCGATGACCGTCGGCGAGAACATCGCCTTCCCCCTGGTCGAGCACACCGAGCTCGACGAAGACCAGCGCCGCGCGTCAGTCCGTCGCGTGCTGGAGCTGGTCGGGCTGGGCATGATGCAGGACAAGCTGCCGACCGAGCTGTCGGGGGGGCAGCGTCGCCGGGTCGCGCTCGCGCGGGCGGTCGTCCTCGAGCCGACTCTGGTACTGTACGACGAGCCGACGACCGGGCTGGACCCGGTGCGGGCGGATGTGATTAATGAACTGATCCTGGCGCTGGCGAAGAGTATGGGCATCAGCAGCATCGTCGTGACGCACGACATGGCCTCGGCCAACAAGATCGCCGACCGCATGGTCCTGCTCCACGAGGGTCAGGTGATCTGCGACGGCCGGCCCGAGCAGTTCCGCGCATCGGGCAACGCCATCGTCCAGCGCTTCATCCACGGCGAGGCCGACAAAGCCGACCTCGAAGCGATCCGCAAGGCCTTCGCAAGCAGCAGCGGTGACGCGGACGCCGTGTCCCGATCCGTTTCGCCGGGGGGTGCGTGA
- a CDS encoding MlaD family protein codes for MTERRKLYRERRRNIAVGVTMVLALAGLGFLLFTFGYLPGFLQRGYTVTLVLDNAAGLHDSSRVTLAGLDVGTVEAVELVAEPGEPTRSRVKLRIHEEIDVPENVVVRIETPLFGGGPVIALMPSGPTTQLLTKDGSAELANAEVVYAMVQLEIYNRDLAEFNAAWSGVGVQLSAMLGDNPDPDAPNLPRVVTSLEQRLAQLERVLDGAEQWTGNAELLDDVTQAAANLRTLSDTLDGRVATLEDRYLALADEVSAVIDQAGGTIEHADAALSRAEQSVETLEARLVALADDASQTMSTIDALVQQATAEDSTLGLLLNDPSLYENLDDSAERMQLLIEDARLLIAKWKAEGLPLNVFD; via the coding sequence ATGACCGAGCGCCGCAAGCTCTACCGTGAGCGCCGCCGCAACATCGCGGTGGGTGTGACGATGGTTCTGGCCTTGGCCGGGCTGGGGTTTTTGCTGTTCACGTTCGGCTACCTGCCGGGCTTTTTGCAGCGTGGCTACACGGTCACGCTGGTGCTGGATAACGCGGCGGGGCTGCACGATTCGAGCCGGGTCACACTCGCGGGGCTCGATGTCGGGACGGTCGAGGCGGTGGAACTGGTGGCCGAGCCCGGCGAGCCGACGCGCTCGCGGGTGAAGCTGCGGATCCACGAAGAAATCGATGTGCCTGAGAACGTTGTGGTGCGGATCGAGACGCCACTGTTCGGTGGCGGGCCGGTCATTGCGCTGATGCCGAGCGGGCCCACCACGCAGCTGCTGACGAAGGACGGATCGGCCGAGCTTGCCAATGCCGAGGTGGTGTACGCCATGGTGCAGCTTGAGATCTACAACCGCGATTTGGCCGAGTTCAACGCGGCGTGGTCGGGTGTCGGTGTACAGCTGAGCGCGATGCTGGGCGACAACCCCGACCCCGATGCACCCAACTTGCCGCGCGTCGTCACGTCGCTCGAGCAGCGGCTGGCGCAGCTCGAACGCGTGCTCGACGGCGCCGAGCAGTGGACCGGCAACGCGGAGCTGCTCGATGATGTCACCCAGGCCGCGGCGAACCTCCGGACGCTTTCCGATACGCTCGACGGCCGAGTCGCAACACTCGAAGACCGTTACCTCGCGTTGGCGGACGAGGTCTCGGCCGTCATCGACCAGGCCGGCGGGACGATCGAGCACGCCGACGCGGCGCTGTCGCGGGCGGAGCAATCGGTCGAGACACTCGAAGCCCGCCTGGTCGCGCTGGCCGACGACGCGTCGCAGACGATGTCGACAATCGATGCGCTGGTTCAGCAGGCCACCGCCGAAGACAGCACCCTCGGCCTCCTGCTCAACGACCCGTCGCTGTACGAAAACCTCGACGACTCGGCCGAGCGCATGCAGCTCTTGATCGAAGACGCCCGGCTGCTGATCGCGAAGTGGAAGGCCGAGGGCTTGCCGCTGAATGTGTTTGACTAA
- a CDS encoding Gfo/Idh/MocA family oxidoreductase — protein sequence MTTKKSTNAARTGITRREALATGSLAALAMIAPTSYAWAQGGSDKLNLGLIGVGGRGGANMGGVRSENIIALCDTNPEPLNAALSRFPDADAYSDWRELLENDALDGVVVSTADHHHALAAVAAMRKGLHVYCEKPLGHTPYEARVMQDVYNARRDQIATQMGTQIHATGNYRRAVELVQHGAVGNVKEAHVWCSRSIREVNPVVLPEQQIPDGFDWNAWLGPAPDRAYHNDYWHGGNLNWNRRWDFGNGVLGDMGSHLIDLAYWALELDRPTSVESVGPDPDEHACPPWQQVTWEHPSRGDAPHQSACKVVWYHGGEGMQRRAEYLQPMVGDDTNINGWGIGVAFVGDSGKVLTADYGKIVLSPSADFEDYARPEQTIPDSAGHYNEWLNACKGGDNSLCNFDYSGKLIEHNLLGNAAHRANAGKLDWDAERFTFTNAPAANQFLTKTYRDGWELQTDAAQN from the coding sequence ATGACCACGAAGAAATCGACCAACGCAGCACGCACCGGCATCACCCGCCGCGAAGCCCTCGCCACCGGCTCCCTCGCCGCACTCGCGATGATCGCGCCCACCTCCTACGCCTGGGCCCAGGGCGGCAGCGATAAGCTCAACCTCGGCCTCATCGGCGTCGGCGGCCGAGGCGGCGCAAACATGGGCGGCGTCCGCAGCGAAAACATCATCGCACTGTGCGACACCAACCCCGAGCCGCTCAACGCCGCGCTCTCCCGCTTCCCGGATGCCGACGCCTATTCCGACTGGCGCGAGCTCTTAGAGAACGACGCCCTCGACGGCGTCGTCGTCTCCACCGCCGACCACCACCACGCCCTCGCCGCCGTCGCCGCGATGCGCAAGGGGCTCCACGTCTACTGCGAAAAGCCACTGGGCCACACGCCCTACGAGGCCCGCGTGATGCAGGACGTCTACAACGCCCGCCGCGATCAGATCGCGACACAGATGGGCACCCAGATCCACGCCACCGGCAACTACCGCCGCGCCGTCGAGCTCGTCCAGCATGGCGCCGTCGGCAATGTCAAAGAAGCACACGTCTGGTGCAGCCGATCCATCCGCGAGGTCAACCCCGTCGTCCTCCCAGAACAACAAATCCCCGACGGCTTCGACTGGAACGCCTGGCTCGGCCCCGCGCCCGACCGCGCCTACCACAACGACTACTGGCACGGCGGCAACCTCAACTGGAACCGCCGATGGGACTTCGGCAACGGCGTCCTCGGCGACATGGGCTCCCACCTCATCGACCTCGCCTACTGGGCACTCGAACTCGACCGCCCAACCTCCGTCGAATCCGTCGGCCCCGACCCCGACGAACACGCCTGCCCACCCTGGCAACAAGTCACCTGGGAACACCCCTCGCGCGGCGACGCTCCGCACCAGTCCGCCTGCAAGGTCGTCTGGTACCACGGCGGCGAAGGCATGCAGCGACGCGCCGAGTACCTTCAACCCATGGTCGGCGACGACACCAACATCAACGGCTGGGGCATCGGCGTCGCCTTCGTCGGCGACTCCGGCAAGGTCCTCACCGCCGACTACGGCAAGATCGTCCTCAGCCCTTCCGCCGACTTCGAAGACTACGCCCGCCCCGAACAGACCATCCCCGACTCGGCCGGCCACTACAACGAGTGGCTCAATGCCTGCAAGGGCGGCGACAACTCCTTGTGCAACTTCGACTACTCGGGCAAACTCATCGAGCACAACCTCCTGGGCAACGCCGCCCACCGCGCCAACGCCGGCAAACTCGACTGGGACGCCGAGCGTTTCACTTTCACCAACGCCCCGGCCGCCAATCAATTCCTCACCAAGACCTACCGCGACGGCTGGGAACTCCAGACCGACGCCGCGCAGAACTAA
- a CDS encoding DUF1080 domain-containing protein yields the protein MPNDPTNPLTRRTLLSTATLSTLALAGAAIPSPRALAQDGHDHDHDHGDHDHGPAGPEGPHAFVDGTGHGWRALTEEDFTNVNCADDTWAWRDGILYCTGRPTGVLRSTQTYTNFEIVLEWNHRREGGNSGLFVWTPEDVIERMTADPKPGLPTGIEVQILDPGYNPAQQGTWFTSHGDVFPVGQRMTPFPPLSNNGQGPRSFPSEDRVKDHGHWNHYYVRAINGEIRLWVNGKEVSGGNECSTTSGYICLESEGAPIEFRNLRLRELA from the coding sequence ATGCCCAACGACCCAACCAACCCCCTCACCCGCCGCACCCTCCTCTCCACCGCAACCCTCTCCACCCTCGCCCTCGCCGGCGCCGCCATCCCCAGCCCCCGAGCCCTCGCGCAAGACGGCCACGACCACGATCACGACCACGGCGATCACGACCACGGCCCCGCCGGCCCCGAAGGCCCACACGCATTCGTCGACGGCACCGGCCACGGCTGGCGCGCCCTCACCGAAGAAGACTTCACCAACGTCAATTGCGCGGACGACACCTGGGCCTGGCGCGACGGCATCCTCTACTGCACCGGCCGACCCACCGGCGTCCTCCGCTCAACGCAGACCTACACCAACTTCGAGATCGTCCTCGAATGGAACCACCGCCGCGAGGGCGGCAACAGTGGGCTGTTCGTCTGGACCCCCGAAGACGTCATCGAACGCATGACCGCCGACCCCAAGCCCGGCCTCCCCACCGGCATCGAGGTCCAGATCCTCGACCCCGGCTACAACCCCGCCCAACAAGGCACCTGGTTCACCTCCCACGGCGACGTCTTCCCCGTCGGCCAACGCATGACCCCCTTCCCGCCCCTCTCCAACAACGGCCAGGGCCCACGCTCGTTCCCCTCCGAAGACCGCGTCAAAGACCACGGCCACTGGAACCACTACTACGTCCGAGCCATCAACGGCGAAATCCGCCTCTGGGTCAACGGCAAAGAAGTCTCCGGCGGCAACGAATGCTCCACCACCTCCGGCTACATCTGCCTCGAATCCGAAGGAGCCCCCATCGAGTTCCGAAACCTCCGACTCCGTGAGTTGGCTTAG
- a CDS encoding amino acid permease yields MRTLDSNERLKKELGLFDVFAVSTGAMFSSGFFLLPGLAFAKAGPAVVLAYLFAGVLILPAMFSKAELSTALPRAGGTYYFLDRSLGPLAGTIGGLGTYFALSLKTAFALIGIGAYAAFFIELPIKPVAVGLTVVFVIINIFGAKETTTLQRWLVLILLAVMALFMVGGFVRIFGQPLATTTERFTPFMTMGTAGLLSTIGFVFVSYAGLTKVASVAEEVKNADRNIPLGMMLSLGVTTLVYGCGVFLIVSVLDPVALSSDLTPVATAAETMFRWMPPKVGLLLIVIAALAAFASTGNAGLLAASRYPLAMARDRLLPDRFATLGRFRTPSFAILTTGTLMVFFIVVLDAEGIAKLASAFQLFIFMLVNFAVIVMRESRISSYDPGYRSPLYPWMQVFGIVTSLLLIAYMGWEAIAFTVGIVVVCIFWYHFYAAKRVERDGAIFHWFNRLGVHQDEGLDREFRGIMKERGLRDSDPFEQIVARSFVIDLDESASYDDVVQRAAEHLAERIPSSAAEIKERFLRGTAMGETPVAKGVALPHFRTVSIESAELVLVRCQQLVAITVDDPLTVEVEPQQQVHAIFFLISPEDDAAQHLRILAQIAGRVDEASFAEAWAAAASEDDLRQVILRDDRFATIIVTSDASGSGPSLCDQLVRNLELPPGCLIAVIQRGNQSIIPSSRTRLQAGDRLTVIGQPEDIALLREFYDTVEPHGPDADHAAGREAQGIAIRQGVGAAADLTPEALHEINERLLFIAGKSVDQDAKRAREAIDALRRLATGTYGTCEECDKPMTQDWLIMRPDTRKCLACLEENPIE; encoded by the coding sequence ATGCGAACGCTCGATAGCAATGAACGCCTGAAGAAGGAGCTCGGCCTTTTTGATGTGTTCGCGGTGAGCACCGGGGCGATGTTCAGTTCGGGCTTCTTCCTGTTGCCGGGCCTGGCGTTTGCAAAGGCCGGGCCGGCCGTGGTGCTGGCGTATCTTTTTGCGGGTGTGCTGATCCTCCCCGCGATGTTCAGCAAGGCGGAGCTGAGCACGGCCCTGCCGCGAGCGGGCGGGACGTACTACTTCCTGGACCGCAGTCTCGGCCCCCTGGCGGGCACCATCGGCGGGCTGGGCACCTACTTCGCATTGAGCTTGAAGACCGCCTTCGCGCTCATCGGCATCGGGGCCTATGCCGCGTTCTTTATCGAGCTGCCGATCAAACCCGTCGCGGTAGGGCTCACGGTCGTCTTCGTCATCATCAACATCTTCGGCGCGAAGGAAACCACCACGCTGCAGCGCTGGCTCGTGCTGATCCTGCTCGCGGTGATGGCCCTGTTTATGGTCGGCGGATTCGTCCGCATCTTCGGCCAGCCGCTGGCAACCACCACCGAGCGGTTCACGCCGTTCATGACGATGGGCACGGCCGGGCTGCTCTCGACGATCGGGTTTGTCTTTGTTTCCTATGCCGGGCTCACGAAAGTCGCGAGTGTGGCGGAGGAAGTCAAAAACGCCGACCGCAACATCCCGCTGGGCATGATGCTGTCCCTGGGCGTCACCACACTGGTCTACGGGTGCGGCGTGTTTCTGATTGTGTCCGTCTTGGACCCGGTCGCGCTGAGCAGCGACCTCACCCCCGTCGCGACCGCTGCGGAGACGATGTTCCGCTGGATGCCGCCCAAAGTCGGCCTGCTGCTGATTGTCATCGCCGCGCTCGCGGCGTTCGCCTCGACGGGGAACGCGGGCCTGCTCGCCGCATCGCGCTACCCGCTCGCCATGGCCCGCGACCGGCTGCTGCCCGACCGCTTCGCCACGCTGGGCCGCTTCCGCACCCCATCCTTCGCCATCCTGACCACCGGCACGCTCATGGTGTTCTTCATCGTCGTGCTCGACGCCGAAGGCATCGCCAAGCTGGCCAGCGCGTTCCAGCTCTTCATCTTCATGCTCGTCAACTTCGCCGTGATCGTGATGCGCGAGAGCCGCATCTCCTCCTACGACCCCGGCTACCGCTCGCCGCTCTACCCGTGGATGCAGGTCTTCGGCATCGTGACCAGTCTGCTGCTGATCGCCTACATGGGCTGGGAAGCCATCGCGTTCACCGTCGGCATCGTGGTGGTCTGCATCTTCTGGTATCACTTCTACGCCGCGAAACGCGTCGAGCGCGACGGCGCGATCTTCCACTGGTTCAACCGGCTGGGTGTACACCAGGACGAAGGCCTCGACCGCGAGTTCCGCGGCATCATGAAAGAGCGCGGCCTGCGCGACAGCGACCCGTTCGAGCAGATCGTCGCGCGCAGCTTTGTGATCGACCTCGACGAATCCGCGTCGTACGACGACGTGGTGCAACGCGCCGCGGAGCACCTCGCCGAGCGGATCCCAAGCTCGGCGGCAGAGATCAAGGAGCGATTCCTGCGGGGCACCGCGATGGGCGAGACGCCCGTCGCCAAGGGGGTGGCCCTGCCGCACTTCCGCACGGTGTCGATCGAATCTGCGGAGCTCGTCCTCGTCCGCTGCCAGCAACTCGTGGCGATCACGGTGGATGACCCGCTCACCGTCGAGGTCGAGCCCCAGCAGCAGGTCCACGCGATCTTCTTCCTGATCAGCCCGGAGGACGACGCCGCCCAGCACCTGCGCATCCTCGCGCAGATCGCCGGCCGCGTGGACGAAGCGAGTTTCGCCGAGGCCTGGGCGGCCGCCGCCAGCGAAGACGACCTGCGCCAGGTCATCCTCCGCGACGACCGGTTCGCGACGATCATCGTCACAAGCGACGCATCTGGCTCGGGCCCATCGCTCTGCGACCAGCTGGTGCGCAACCTGGAGCTGCCGCCCGGCTGCCTGATCGCCGTCATCCAGCGCGGAAACCAGAGCATCATCCCCTCCAGCCGGACCCGCCTGCAGGCGGGTGATCGCCTCACGGTCATCGGCCAGCCCGAGGACATCGCGCTGCTCCGCGAGTTCTACGACACCGTCGAGCCCCACGGGCCCGACGCCGACCACGCCGCCGGCCGCGAGGCGCAAGGCATCGCCATCCGCCAAGGCGTAGGCGCCGCCGCCGACCTGACCCCCGAGGCCCTCCACGAGATCAACGAACGCCTGCTCTTCATTGCGGGCAAGTCGGTCGACCAGGACGCCAAGCGGGCGCGCGAGGCGATCGACGCCCTCCGACGCCTGGCCACCGGCACCTACGGGACCTGCGAAGAATGCGACAAGCCGATGACACAGGACTGGCTCATCATGCGCCCCGACACCCGGAAGTGCCTGGCCTGCCTTGAGGAGAATCCGATCGAATAG
- a CDS encoding N-acetylneuraminate synthase family protein, with protein MQHPPVHIIAEVGSVHDGSFDNALKLIELAASVGADSVKFQTHLPEHEILRDAPLPGHHTSEARYDYYHRTGFSTDQWGHLSQHADKHGIVFLSSPFSERAVELLESIGMPVYKVTSGEVTNLPLLERIKATGKPVLLSSGMSNWAELDAAVEVFGRDYAGGLTVMQCSSAYPCPPERVGLNVMRQMAERYGTPVGLSDHTLDNYSGFAAVSLGATVIEKHLTFSRAMSGSVAKHSLEPDEFRDLVRGIRAIETMVASEVDKDDLAPYGEMKSVFEKSVVTQKQILIGTTITREMLDVRKPGTGIPAREIGSIVGRKAARSVAADTLLSEDDLA; from the coding sequence ATGCAACACCCTCCAGTCCATATCATCGCAGAGGTCGGGTCGGTCCACGACGGCAGCTTCGACAACGCGCTGAAGTTGATTGAACTGGCGGCGTCGGTCGGCGCGGACTCCGTGAAGTTCCAGACGCACCTGCCCGAGCACGAGATCCTCCGCGACGCGCCGTTGCCCGGCCACCACACCAGCGAAGCGCGCTACGACTACTACCACCGGACGGGCTTCAGCACCGACCAGTGGGGGCACCTCAGCCAGCACGCCGACAAGCACGGCATCGTCTTCCTCTCCTCCCCTTTCAGCGAGCGCGCGGTCGAACTGCTCGAATCGATCGGGATGCCGGTCTACAAAGTCACCTCCGGCGAGGTCACGAACCTGCCCCTGCTGGAGCGCATCAAAGCCACGGGCAAGCCCGTCTTGCTCAGCAGCGGGATGAGCAACTGGGCGGAGCTGGATGCGGCGGTCGAGGTGTTCGGGCGCGACTACGCCGGGGGGCTGACGGTGATGCAGTGCAGCTCGGCGTACCCCTGCCCGCCGGAGCGTGTCGGGCTGAACGTGATGCGTCAGATGGCCGAGCGGTACGGCACGCCGGTCGGTCTCAGCGACCACACGCTGGACAACTACAGCGGCTTCGCCGCGGTATCGCTGGGCGCGACGGTCATCGAGAAGCACCTCACCTTCAGCCGGGCGATGAGCGGCAGCGTCGCGAAGCACTCGCTGGAGCCCGACGAGTTTAGGGACCTGGTCCGCGGTATCCGCGCGATCGAGACCATGGTCGCCAGCGAAGTCGATAAAGATGACCTCGCACCCTACGGCGAGATGAAGTCGGTGTTCGAAAAATCGGTCGTCACCCAAAAACAGATCCTGATCGGCACGACGATCACGCGTGAGATGCTGGATGTGCGCAAGCCGGGCACCGGCATCCCGGCACGGGAGATCGGGTCCATCGTCGGGCGCAAGGCCGCACGCAGTGTTGCGGCAGACACGCTGCTGAGCGAGGACGACCTGGCGTGA